A genomic window from Lycium barbarum isolate Lr01 chromosome 4, ASM1917538v2, whole genome shotgun sequence includes:
- the LOC132634967 gene encoding acetylornithine aminotransferase, mitochondrial-like — protein MTYSSSIFLNNFSSISSSTHLHRPFNNARSNGIRITSCLNMEVQAQDISNSVMEQSNKVFVGTYARAPLVLSSGKGCKLYDIEGQEYLDLTSGIAVNALGHGDPDWIKAVTQQANILTHVSNLYYTLPQLELAKRLVASSFADRVFLSNSGTEANEAAIKFARKFQRFSHPDEKQPPVEFIAFSNCFHGRTMGAVALTSKEHYRSPFEPVMPGVTFLEYGNVQAAKELIQSGKIAAVFVEPIQGEGGIYSATKEFLQALRTACDGAGSLLVFDEVQCGLGRTGHLWAHEAYGIYPDIMTLAKPLAGGLPIGAVLVTERVAAAINYGDHGSTFAGGPLVCNAAVAVLDKISEPGFLASVAKKGKNFRELLVKKLGGNSHVREVRGVGLIIGIDLDVPASPLVDACQQSGLLVLTAGKGNVVRLVPPLTITEQELDHAAEILFNCFPVLDKTAKN, from the exons ATGACCTATTCATCATCTATTTTCCTCAACAACTTttcttcaatttcatcatcaaccCATCTCCACCGTCCATTCAACAATGCAAGATCCAACGGTATTAGAATCACCTCTTGCCTTAACATGGAAGTGCAAGCACAGGATATTTCCAACTCAGTAATGGAACAATCTAATAAGGTATTTGTGGGTACATATGCAAGGGCACCATTAGTTTTGTCAAGTGGCAAAGGATGTAAATTGTATGATATTGAAGGGCAAGAGTATTTGGATTTGACATCTGGTATTGCTGTAAATGCACTTGGACATGGTGATCCTGATTGGATTAAAGCTGTTACTCAACAAGCTAATATACTTACACATGTTAGCAATCTTTATTATACTCTACCTCAG CTGGAGCTTGCAAAACGCCTAGTTGCTAGTTCTTTTGCAGACCGTGTTTTCTTGTCAAACTCTGGAACGGAAGCAAATGAAGCTGCAATTAAATTTGCAAGGAAGTTTCAGAGATTCTCGCATCCCGATGAGAAACAACCTCCTGTGGAGTTTATTGCTTTCTCCAATTGCTTCCACGGAAGGACCATGGGTGCTGTTGCTTTGACAAGCAAAGAACATTACAGGTCACCTTTTGAACCTGTAATGCCAGGAGTTACTTTCCTGGAGTATGGCAATGTTCAAGCAGCAAAAGAACTAATTCAGAGTGGTAAAATAGCTGCTGTGTTTGTCGAACCAATCCAAGGTGAAGGTGGCATATATAGTGCAACAAAAGAATTTTTACAAGCACTGAGGACTGCCTGTGATGGCGCAGGTTCTCTTCTTGTCTTTGATGAG GTTCAATGCGGCCTAGGAAGAACTGGTCATCTTTGGGCGCACGAAGCTTATGGCATATACCCAGATATAATGACTCTCGCAAAGCCTCTTGCAGGAGGTTTACCTATTGGAGCAGTGTTAGTAACTGAAAGAGTTGCTGCTGCCATCAATTATGGGGATCATGGTAGCACATTTGCTGGCGGTCCTCTTGTTTGCAATGCTGCAGTTGCTGTGCTGGACAAGATCTCCGAACCAGGTTTCCTTGCCAGTGTCGCAAAGAAAGGTAAAAATTTCAGGGAATTGCTTGTTAAGAAATTAGGAGGGAACTCGCACGTGAGAGAAGTACGAGGCGTGGGGCTTATTATTGGGATAGACCTTGATGTACCAGCATCTCCGCTGGTTGACGCATGTCAACAATCTGGCCTGCTTGTATTGACGGCGGGAAAAGGAAATGTTGTGAGGCTTGTACCTCCATTGACCATCACAGAGCAAGAGTTGGACCATGCAGCTGAGATCTTATTCAATTGTTTCCCTGTACTAGATAAGACCGCCAAGAACTAG
- the LOC132634968 gene encoding uncharacterized protein LOC132634968: MTVKSTIKSITPKTEDWICKIQVVDKDPPRDKKDKSGKYQLMVLQDEEENQIQAIIWNVDIMQFDKYFKSFQTYLVSVAQVKELNPAYANPFNKYIWTIDRNTIVEPIEKVIPPDNPLPPPTRLAITPFETIEYQMKDFEFDLLGLLINAGLPSNASNGKKFQEFIIMDTQKKPKKLTLWEDSVEHYGNELSEKVKHYPVFLARRVVKSSSGIWNRYNTTILLHPTYPEATTLAAWAKTIQQQLIEYTTRSMSPEGTLLFVPFEEESIFISDIQMQP; the protein is encoded by the exons ATGACAGTTAAATCTACTATCAAGTCAATCACTCCAAAAACTGAGGATTGGATATGCAAAATTCAAGTAGTAGATAAAGATCCTCCCCGAGACAAGAAAGACAAAAGTGGAAAATACCAACTGATGGTTTTGCAAGACGAAGAG GAAAATCAAATTCAAGCCATCATTTGGAATGTTGACATAATGCAGTTTGACAAGTATTTCAAATCATTCCAAACATACCTGGTGTCAGTTGCACAAGTAAAAGAACTGAATCCTGCATATGCTAATCCATTCAACAAATACATTTGGACAATTGACAGAAATACTATTGTTGAACCAATTGAAAAAGTCATTCCTCCAGATAATCCACTACCACCGCCAACACGATTGGCTATCACCCCTTTTGAGACTATTGAGTATCAAATGAAAGATTTTGAATTTG ATCTCCTTGGACTACTTATTAATGCTGGACTTCCAAGTAACGCATCAAATGGGAAGAAATTCCAAGAATTCATCATTATGGATACTCA AAAAAAGCCTAAAAAGCTAACACTTTGGGAGGACTCCGTCGAACATTATGGAAATGAACTTTCAGAGAAAGTGAAGCACTATCCCGTCTTCCTGGCTAGAAGAGTAGTAAAATCATCATCAG GGATATGGAACAGATACAACACAACAATACTCTTACATCCCACATATCCAGAAGCTACCACATTAGCTGCATG GGCCAAAACAATTCAACAACAACTCATTGAGTACACAACTAGAAGCATGTCCCCAGAAGGCACTCTTCTTTTTGTTCCCTTTGAAGAAGAATCAATATTCATATCCGATATCCAAATGCAACCATAG
- the LOC132634966 gene encoding probable (S)-N-methylcoclaurine 3'-hydroxylase isozyme 2, with translation MAQPSEILFLLPFFLLPLFFFLFKVFKSSNKIPQLPPGPIPWPVLGNIFHMGKMPHINLTNYAKTYGPLMSLKLGTQWLVVGSSPSAAIEILKTHDRILSGRHVPNAAPSKGSNLDKTSMGWTSECNNGWRYLRTLCRTELFSGKVLESQACLREKKVMELVEFLRLKEGQVVNLGELVFATVFNMLSNVMMSRDMVNLEKEKEDGGVKSLVRGVVDVASAPNISDFYPIFGKLDLQGLRKKSKDLVTNICSKWEPILQERRNSIESGSSSQQDFLETLLDNGFTNDRIHQLFMELFSAGADTSTSTIEWAMAELMKNVESMKKVQDELKIELGESDYPKESQLLRLSYVQACVNETLRLHPPAPLLLPHRAIKTCQVMSYTIPKDAQIFVNVWAIARDPSIWEEPEMFRPQRFLSFDMDFKGNDFEFLPFGAGRRICPGLPMAAIKIPLVLASLVHFFDWELPHGKCPAELDMHEKFGVTLQKKEPLLLIPKARK, from the exons ATGGCTCAGCCATCTGAAATTCTTTTCCTGCTTCCATTTTTCCTCCTacccttatttttttttctcttcaaagTTTTCAAATCATCCAACAAAATCCCACAACTTCCACCAGGACCAATACCATGGCCAGTCCTAGGAAACATTTTTCATATGGGAAAAATGCCTCACATAAATCTGACAAATTATGCAAAAACTTATGGTCCCCTTATGTCCCTAAAACTTGGAACTCAATGGTTAGTTGTTGGATCATCACCTTCTGCAGCTATAGAAATCCTCAAAACCCATGATAGAATCCTGTCTGGTAGACATGTTCCAAATGCTGCTCCATCTAAAGGATCAAATCTTGACAAGACATCAATGGGCTGGACTTCTGAATGTAACAATGGATGGAGATACTTGAGGACTTTATGCAGAACTGAGCTTTTCTCGGGCAAAGTATTGGAGTCTCAAGCTTGTTTGAGGGAGAAAAAAGTGATGGAATTGGTAGAATTCTTGAGGTTAAAAGAAGGTCAAGTGGTGAATCTTGGAGAGCTAGTCTTTGCAACTGTGTTCAACATGCTGAGTAATGTTATGATGTCTAGAGATATGGTTAACTtggagaaagagaaagaagatgGTGGGGTGAAGAGTCTTGTAAGGGGGGTTGTGGATGTGGCCTCTGCTCCAAATATATCTGATTTTTATCCAATTTTTGGAAAATTAGATCTTCAAGGTCTGCGAAAAAAATCTAAAGATTTAGTCACAAATATTTGTTCCAAGTGGGAACCGATTCTTCAAGAAAGAAGGAACAGTATAGAAAGCGGTTCTTCTAGCCAACAAGATTTCTTGGAAACTCTCCTTGATAATGGTTTTACCAATGATCGGATCCACCAGCTATTTATG GAGTTATTCTCTGCTGGTGCAGACACCAGTACCTCAACAATCGAGTGGGCGATGGCAGAACTGATGAAAAATGTAGAGTCAATGAAGAAAGTTCAAGACGAACTCAAGATAGAACTCGGTGAAAGTGATTACCCAAAAGAATCTCAATTGCTGCGGTTGTCCTATGTCCAAGCCTGTGTGAATGAAACACTTAGGTTGCATCCTCCAGCACCATTGCTGCTTCCACATCGTGCAATCAAAACCTGCCAAGTGATGAGTTACACAATACCTAAAGACGCTCAAATCTTTGTTAATGTGTGGGCTATCGCGAGGGATCCTTCAATATGGGAAGAACCAGAGATGTTTAGACCACAGAGGTTTCTAAGTTTCGATATGGACTTCAAAGGGAATGactttgagttcttacctttTGGTGCTGGAAGGAGAATATGCCCGGGCCTGCCTATGGCTGCAATAAAGATTCCGTTAGTCCTTGCTTCACTTGTTCATTTCTTTGATTGGGAACTTCCTCATGGAAAATGTCCCGCTGAGCTAGATATGCATGAAAAGTTTGGAGTGACACTGCAAAAGAAAGAACCGCTGCTTCTGATTCCCAAGGCCAGAAAATGA